TTGGTGACGGTAttaatgattcaaataatcCATTAAGACAATtgcttttaaattttgatacaATTGCTCCGACAAAACAAAGAGAACTATCAAATAGTATTTGCGagataataaatgaatCAGTAGAAACAATGAATTTTATGAGGCTTGCTACATTATCATCGTTATTGTCGATGAACTATTGTCACAGTCTTACATCCCTTCTTTCTTATGTGGAACCAGGAACTCTATTGAAACCATTGGTTACATTCATCGATATCAAATGGGATTCATTTACGAAAAATGTGGACATGAATTCAAACGAATCAGAAAATGCAATAAGTCGTATGGCATTTAATTGGGTATCATTGTTTATAGTTACGATTGGAAAAATGtatcatttgaatataGAAGActatatttcattaaccCCTGAAAACAAAAGGAGCCATGCTTATTCCATACAGCTTTTGTCTGAAATAGTCAATATAAATGATGATTTTACCTTTGAATCCGATCTAGGCAAATCAGTAAGTAAACAAAATGCTGATTTAGAAGTTCAAAAATGGTTTCAAGCATTGTTTGTTAATGGTGCTCTCTCAGATAATATGACCCAAAACATTGATCctaaagaaattataaatcTGATACCATTCATGTTCAAACAGGTAATCTTAGGTGTTGAATCTGAAATTATTGATGATATCTCGAAAGTAATCGATGGTTTTGCTTTTTTCTTGCATCCAGCTTTGATAGTTGGTATGATAAAGATTGTATTTTGGTTAGGCAACTATCTAGAAACTCTGAAAGAGAACTCTGTCCCAGAAGTTATATTAGAAAACGTATTGAAATTACttaattgtattatttcCCCGGATTCATTAAATGTTGACTCGATGTTATTCCATACAGTTCTGCTGAGATTAAATTCTgtgaaattaataaaatccTCACGTAATTTTAAAGTACAATCTCAGTCAAATTATGGGATATATTCATCTGAATCTCAAAGTCCCCCTGTTGTGGAAAGTTTAATTCTTAAATTAACTtatgttttaaatatttctcCATTTTATGATATTGATTCCAAAATAACAAGCACTGAAAGTCAATATTCTCAGAAGCAACCTGCATTTGGTAAGTTTTTACTAACTAATGAACAACCActgaataaaataatttcaaaccAAATTAACTCTTTCTGGAGTTTACACAGTAGCACATACTAcaatattgattatttgaatattttgatagAGTTAGTGTCGCCAAAGAAGTTTTTGGAAGATGTTCTTCATACTCTAGGTAATAAATTGACCAATTATGGTGCACCTGGTTCAAGAAAAAAGGATATGAATGATGGTTGGGAACAAGTCTATGATTATGTTTTCTATTTCATGGTTCTGTATGATATATCTTCCAGAAGGGAGGCATCAGAAATGATTAATTGGCTTGAGAACAATGGAAAGGAAAATGTTACTGAAATTGAACAAAAAGTTGAAACGGTACCTGACACAGTcatgaaatttcaaacttCTCAAGATGATGACTTTGATGTTTTATTTGGAGAAAATGAACAGAGTGTACAAAGTCAAGATGATATGAATGGAGTTGAGCAAGATATTGGAAACACTTTGCCAGTAGATTATACTGTTATGGAGAGCAAAGTTCCTGTTCTAAAACACCATAAATTTGGTAGAgttttaaaagataaaaagCTAGCATATGATGAAGCTCTGAAACGCAAGGAGATAACACCGGAACAACACGAAGTGGCATGTCATTactataataaatatttaagtGTTGTGAAGTCaagtatattttaataacttaTTAATATGATCTATAAttagaattaaatattatttcttacaaaatatttttattaaatgtctatatttaaatgaaaaaaacaattcatataaattatttgtaaCTAATTAATATGTAAAGGTTCACTTGTAGCCTCTATAGTTTTGACAGTGTTCTCTTTCGTTTTACCTTCCATAACAACTTGTTGCACATGCTCTTTTTGTTTTGCCCTGTCTCTCATTCTCTCTTCAATTGTATCACGAACTAGTAATCTATAAACAGTCACTTGTCTGGTCTGACCCAACCTATGAGCTCTATCCATAGCTTGAGAATCAATAGTTGGATTCCAATCTGAATCGTAAAAGATAACCGTATCAGCTGCTGTCAAATTGATACCTAAACCACCAGCTCTAGTACTTAGcaagaatataaaaatctCAGGCCTAGTTTGCCAATCGTGTACTAAGTCACGACGATCCTCTAATTTAGATGAACCATCCAAACGAATATGGTTGTACTGGCggtatattaaatattccTCCATTAAATCCATCATTTTTgtcatttgaaaatatattaatacaCGGTGATCCCccttctttaaattcacCAATAGTTCAtctaatttctttaatttagCAGATTCTGTAATAAATCTGTCCATGGAAGGcattgaaatatatgaagagaattttttattcaaaggTTCAGGATATAAACCCGTCACTGggaattcttcaattggaATTTTATTCTCTGTTAACATACGATATTGAGTAATAGGAGGAATATCAGCAAAAGCTTGTGAAAATACTGGGTCAAATAATTCTCGTTTTTGCTTCGCAGCAGCATTGTTACTACCTAATACTTGGATTAAAACTGGGGTAGCAGAGGCATTCGGACGATAACCACGCTGCATAGAGTTAAAATAATTCTCCTCGTATACtttttcttgaatattCATCAAAGCATCAAGAACACCCCCTGTGGTAGTTCTCTTTAGACAATCTAGTTGTCTCGATTTGTCAATTATCCTTAAGCTCTGTTCAAacttattttctaaatagTTACCTTCTGAATCGTTGTAAACAGATAATTTCtctaaaaattcatttggatctaaatttgataatatgGCATTATTTATGATGTTTTTGTAAACGATACGCTGAATATCATTAGTTGTAATTCCCAACAATCTTGATAAATATTGGCATAATTCGCTATTAATAGcgttattgaatatattcatcgtataatttaacaatttattCCTAACATCCAAATCATTATTGTAACTCGCAACAATAAGTTCATCATAAATCAATCTTGGTAGATAGAAATTTATTGGATTTTTAGTAGAATACATTACATCTACCACATCTCCGATCTTTGATAATGAACTAGTTTTaccaaaaattgaaaatgaaaaaggAGAGTCGATATCGtatctttcaaataaatctGGGTGATTACAGACTTTTCTGAACTGCATGACAGCATTAATCATATTTTGGTCTGAACCCGATTCTTCTGCACCAGCTGCATTTTCTATGGCATTATATGATGAAGACATTTgagatttcaaaatttggtATAACTTAGCTTGTCTTTGGGTTAAGTCACACATAACATCGATTTCAATCTTCTCACCTAATTCTGATTGCACATTTTTCTTTACACGTCTTAACATAAATGGCTTTAAAATCATATGTAAACGACGTAATTGCTGTTGGTTTAACTGAGTATTAGCTTCTGCATGTGACTCGATATCTTTTGAAAACCAATCATTGAATTCATCATGAGAATCAAATAAAGATGGCATAATGAAATGTAACAATGCCCACAATTCTTGCATATTATTTTGGATAGGTGTACcagttaataataatctgTTACGACAATAgaaatttaacaaatttttcCAACGGGAAGATTGTGAGGATTTAATGGCTTGAGCTTCATCAAGGATCATATATTGCcatttcattttctgaatataaattgaatCAGAGACGACCATTTGATATGATGTGATCATGACATGAAATGGTGAGTCCTTCGTGTATCttaaattttttctatCCCAAAAACGTCTTAAAATTTTACGATCATTAGAATTACCCCAATAAGGTaagattttaaattgtGGTACAAATTTGGATATTTCATTTACCCAATTATGCAGAGTGGATGCTGGTGTTACAACTAGGAATGGACCCCAAATATTATGCTTTTCAGCCAAATGTGCCAGCACCGATATAGATTGAACAGTTTTACCTAAACCCATTTCATCAGCTAGTATACCATTAATACCCTGGTCATATAAGTTAGCTAACCAATTCAAACCCTTCAATTGATATTCCTTCAATGTGCAAGCTAATAGGTCTGGTTGCTCAATTGTTATATCACCCAATGAAGTtggattttgaaaattcaattcttcACCATTAGAAGTCTCGTTATCGAACTGTTTCGTTTTTTCTCTTGTTTTCTGTAAAACGTTTGATGCATTTTGAGCTGCTTTCAATCTTAACTGTTCATCATCCTCATTATCGAAGTCGATTGTTCTAAAATCATTTTGACCGGCTTCTGTAGAATCTAGATCGATACTGGAATTTTTCCCTGTTCCATTAAATCTATCATCTTTCATATTACCTTCTAGTTCATCTGTTTTAATCTTTGATCCAATGAAGTGTGAATACAACTCTGTTTGTGTTAACaagaaatttaattttttggCCTGTCTCTTATTTTCTCTTACTTCTTCCTCTTTTCTTGCATTTTCAATAGCAACCTTTTCAgctttcttctttaaatctCTTTCTTCTCTCTCATTCTTTTTCCAGAAACTTGACATTTCTCTAATACCTCTTCTTGCTTTAGTTTGTAGATCCTTCACCTGTTTGAAGTTTCTTTGCTGCCATTTTTTAGCTTCTCTAGCGCAAAGAGATGAAgtctttttaatattagtCGATCTGGATGACTGTAGTTGAATGACAAGTCTGGAAAGTTTGGATGAATCCTTACGTGCCAAATCTTTCCAAATGGTGAATAATGTATTATCGTAATGTCTTTTAATGGATTTGGCTTCTTTTATTGTCATATCCATTCCGTAAGTATGCAAACCGTGTTTATTCACAAGTACGTTATTTTTTGTAGCGGTgtcttcattatcatcacTTTCATTACTGTCATTTGGGTTTAgttttctctttttattaGCTTGTTCGTGGGTTTCCTTAGCTTCCAGTTCCTTCAATTTCtccttttcttcttgttccttttgttttaattcCAATTCCTTTAATCTTTTTGCTTCGTTGATtaatcttttcaatttttttacaTGGTATTGTTTTAATGTAATTTTTAACACCAATTTAGGAGTTTTCTTGGAAGTTTTTGCTGATGTGTTAGAGACGTAGTCTATGATAGATGCATTTGTGAATCTTCTCTTTCttactttatttattttgcTTCTATTGcacatttttattagctCTTTGACTATTTTGGACGCATCACTGTGTATTGTGACTAATTTACCAGCGGTGCCTTTTGGTGCTGAAGAGCCTTCTCTATCTTCCTCAAACTCGTCGTCCTCCTCGTCTTCCTCGTCCTCCTCGTCTGCGATACCGTCCTCATTCTCTAGATCTTCCTCCTTTTCTTGATCTTCATCAGCAGAATTGTTTTCCATATCTAGAATACCTGAGACTTCAGTATCTTTTTCGTTAACATTATTTTCGACATCATCAATTGTTAAATCGTTGACGAGATCATTTGCATCACTTTCAGTTCTTGTTCTCTTATTACTTTTCGATGCTACTAGTGAATTTTTACCATTTGTAATTTTCTCATTCTTAGCAGTTTTTTTCGATTGTTGTTTATCCTCTAGTAGATGTGATGCATTTGTTGCAGCTGCTACta
The window above is part of the Tetrapisispora phaffii CBS 4417 chromosome 7, complete genome genome. Proteins encoded here:
- the NUT1 gene encoding Nut1p (similar to Saccharomyces cerevisiae NUT1 (YGL151W); ancestral locus Anc_2.316), coding for MQSDSLYKLAINCAERHISAVDFVNLYKEFYNEQYGSQIENEENPEKSSTKALETAEVITTNIVKLLNGGNHLVLVDYVVQILFVNYNPELVKSTMSKIYSVNDEKMLVHFYSKSSSFFAKLSDSLIIERLVKDLKNCIIPNILSMEVNIMTNALVVSVAKFLQVILRFLSSPIVIDSAIDRNNISSFLKKLSQSNKLLHKKVSQTMDCKIIFKDTKPVFQNPATTPYSTSPSITSPHFMQSPINYSKQSLLMENNVNKYKDSKLLRYYKNLWLNNKIHKWKIMSPDCLTNYASICTELFVDGPSSSTLTDEVLIDLIETSFISFAQFVSNKQYHQSNAYLTLLERKWVIYISKQLPLLIIENSSGNKNIIDIAMNKIDDKVTKAIKSYYLDKNDQKNRNEDLFDDSPSSTLDIRHEFIKSLIALKFQDSNAVNKYLSEDQSLDVDSLPVNDNLTITNAQEQLETIVNIYDFIINSLDVVSPDAFGDGINDSNNPLRQLLLNFDTIAPTKQRELSNSICEIINESVETMNFMRLATLSSLLSMNYCHSLTSLLSYVEPGTLLKPLVTFIDIKWDSFTKNVDMNSNESENAISRMAFNWVSLFIVTIGKMYHLNIEDYISLTPENKRSHAYSIQLLSEIVNINDDFTFESDLGKSVSKQNADLEVQKWFQALFVNGALSDNMTQNIDPKEIINLIPFMFKQVILGVESEIIDDISKVIDGFAFFLHPALIVGMIKIVFWLGNYLETLKENSVPEVILENVLKLLNCIISPDSLNVDSMLFHTVLLRLNSVKLIKSSRNFKVQSQSNYGIYSSESQSPPVVESLILKLTYVLNISPFYDIDSKITSTESQYSQKQPAFGKFLLTNEQPLNKIISNQINSFWSLHSSTYYNIDYLNILIELVSPKKFLEDVLHTLGNKLTNYGAPGSRKKDMNDGWEQVYDYVFYFMVLYDISSRREASEMINWLENNGKENVTEIEQKVETVPDTVMKFQTSQDDDFDVLFGENEQSVQSQDDMNGVEQDIGNTLPVDYTVMESKVPVLKHHKFGRVLKDKKLAYDEALKRKEITPEQHEVACHYYNKYLSVVKSSIF
- the INO80 gene encoding chromatin-remodeling ATPase INO80 (similar to Saccharomyces cerevisiae INO80 (YGL150C); ancestral locus Anc_2.317), coding for MSLAALLNDDDGTIVSRPNRNAKIENIINSDDAKTDQQVITNIQPIDNESYDKKSRFLNKLNKNFKKLNKLDDVEMNSQNWNFLNLQEFELIMEWQLQSKDWNSNEENMNNLLKEMKFIKNEWKNYNKYLVAAATNASHLLEDKQQSKKTAKNEKITNGKNSLVASKSNKRTRTESDANDLVNDLTIDDVENNVNEKDTEVSGILDMENNSADEDQEKEEDLENEDGIADEEDEEDEEDDEFEEDREGSSAPKGTAGKLVTIHSDASKIVKELIKMCNRSKINKVRKRRFTNASIIDYVSNTSAKTSKKTPKLVLKITLKQYHVKKLKRLINEAKRLKELELKQKEQEEKEKLKELEAKETHEQANKKRKLNPNDSNESDDNEDTATKNNVLVNKHGLHTYGMDMTIKEAKSIKRHYDNTLFTIWKDLARKDSSKLSRLVIQLQSSRSTNIKKTSSLCAREAKKWQQRNFKQVKDLQTKARRGIREMSSFWKKNEREERDLKKKAEKVAIENARKEEEVRENKRQAKKLNFLLTQTELYSHFIGSKIKTDELEGNMKDDRFNGTGKNSSIDLDSTEAGQNDFRTIDFDNEDDEQLRLKAAQNASNVLQKTREKTKQFDNETSNGEELNFQNPTSLGDITIEQPDLLACTLKEYQLKGLNWLANLYDQGINGILADEMGLGKTVQSISVLAHLAEKHNIWGPFLVVTPASTLHNWVNEISKFVPQFKILPYWGNSNDRKILRRFWDRKNLRYTKDSPFHVMITSYQMVVSDSIYIQKMKWQYMILDEAQAIKSSQSSRWKNLLNFYCRNRLLLTGTPIQNNMQELWALLHFIMPSLFDSHDEFNDWFSKDIESHAEANTQLNQQQLRRLHMILKPFMLRRVKKNVQSELGEKIEIDVMCDLTQRQAKLYQILKSQMSSSYNAIENAAGAEESGSDQNMINAVMQFRKVCNHPDLFERYDIDSPFSFSIFGKTSSLSKIGDVVDVMYSTKNPINFYLPRLIYDELIVASYNNDLDVRNKLLNYTMNIFNNAINSELCQYLSRLLGITTNDIQRIVYKNIINNAILSNLDPNEFLEKLSVYNDSEGNYLENKFEQSLRIIDKSRQLDCLKRTTTGGVLDALMNIQEKVYEENYFNSMQRGYRPNASATPVLIQVLGSNNAAAKQKRELFDPVFSQAFADIPPITQYRMLTENKIPIEEFPVTGLYPEPLNKKFSSYISMPSMDRFITESAKLKKLDELLVNLKKGDHRVLIYFQMTKMMDLMEEYLIYRQYNHIRLDGSSKLEDRRDLVHDWQTRPEIFIFLLSTRAGGLGINLTAADTVIFYDSDWNPTIDSQAMDRAHRLGQTRQVTVYRLLVRDTIEERMRDRAKQKEHVQQVVMEGKTKENTVKTIEATSEPLHIN